From a single Arthrobacter sp. SLBN-112 genomic region:
- a CDS encoding GNAT family N-acetyltransferase, translating to MTFLEPLTLTGRHVILEPLAEEHHDGLVDAATDGGLWKLWYTSVPAPDAMAAEIRRRLSLQEQGSMLPFTTRLIDAASGGPGRIIGMTTYMNIDAGTPRVEIGSTWNAASAQGTGTNPDSKLLLLRHAFEVIGCPAVEFRTHWLNHQSREAVARLGAKQDGVLRSHSRTSDGNLRDTVVFSILDHEWPAVRAGLEYRLARRG from the coding sequence GTGACTTTCCTTGAACCCCTTACCCTGACCGGCCGCCATGTAATCCTGGAGCCTCTCGCGGAGGAGCATCACGACGGCCTGGTGGACGCGGCCACCGACGGCGGGCTCTGGAAGCTTTGGTACACCTCTGTCCCGGCTCCGGACGCCATGGCGGCGGAGATCCGCCGGCGGCTGTCCCTGCAGGAGCAGGGATCCATGCTTCCGTTCACCACCCGGCTGATCGACGCCGCTAGCGGAGGGCCGGGCCGCATCATTGGCATGACCACCTACATGAACATCGACGCCGGCACGCCGCGGGTGGAGATCGGCTCCACCTGGAACGCGGCATCTGCACAGGGGACCGGCACCAACCCGGATTCCAAGCTGCTGCTGCTCAGGCACGCCTTCGAGGTGATCGGCTGCCCTGCCGTGGAGTTCCGCACGCACTGGCTGAACCACCAGTCGCGGGAGGCCGTTGCCCGGCTCGGCGCAAAACAGGACGGCGTGCTCCGCAGCCATTCGCGGACCAGTGATGGAAACCTCCGGGACACGGTGGTGTTCTCCATCCTGGACCACGAATGGCCTGCCGTCCGCGCCGGGCTTGAGTACCGGCTGGCCCGGCGCGGCTAA
- a CDS encoding DUF6480 family protein, translating to MSGTNPDPEDDKVTGLEPGGGVPPGETPPGEASTAGPQGHDEHGTRKGTQFLWMAIIGVVVLLCLLYFIGYIVGFFD from the coding sequence TTGTCAGGAACCAATCCGGATCCCGAGGACGACAAGGTCACCGGCCTTGAGCCTGGTGGCGGGGTTCCGCCGGGCGAAACCCCGCCGGGCGAGGCATCAACCGCTGGCCCCCAGGGTCATGACGAGCATGGCACCAGGAAGGGCACGCAGTTCCTGTGGATGGCCATTATCGGCGTCGTGGTCCTGCTGTGCCTCCTGTACTTCATCGGCTACATTGTGGGTTTCTTCGACTAG
- a CDS encoding enoyl-CoA hydratase/isomerase family protein, producing the protein MGMAVDLAPENFAALLVEERDDRVVVLLNRPDVKNAIDQQMVDELHTVCAALEQNPKVLIIAGVDGVFASGADIAQLRERRRDDALQGINSTIFVRIAKLPMPVIAALDGYCLGGGAELAYAADFRIGTPNVRIGNPETGLGILAAAGASWRLKELVGEPLAKQILLAGLVLGAEEARAANLITEIHDPADLLDAAHSLANRIGRQDPLAVRITKSVFHAPAEAHPLIDQLAQGILFESQAKFDRMQAFLDRNAAKKANAASATPADGK; encoded by the coding sequence ATGGGGATGGCCGTAGACCTGGCACCGGAAAACTTCGCCGCCCTGCTGGTGGAGGAGCGGGATGACCGCGTGGTGGTGCTGCTCAACCGGCCCGACGTGAAGAACGCCATTGACCAGCAGATGGTGGATGAGCTCCACACAGTCTGCGCAGCGCTGGAACAGAACCCCAAGGTGCTGATTATCGCCGGTGTGGACGGAGTCTTCGCCTCCGGCGCCGACATCGCCCAGCTGCGCGAACGGCGCCGGGATGACGCCCTGCAGGGAATCAACTCCACCATCTTCGTCCGGATCGCCAAGCTCCCCATGCCGGTCATCGCTGCGCTGGACGGTTACTGCCTGGGCGGGGGCGCCGAACTCGCCTATGCCGCGGACTTCCGGATCGGCACCCCCAATGTCCGCATCGGCAACCCGGAAACAGGGCTCGGGATCCTCGCTGCTGCCGGTGCCAGCTGGCGGCTCAAGGAACTGGTGGGCGAGCCGCTGGCCAAGCAGATCCTGTTGGCCGGACTGGTTCTCGGCGCAGAGGAGGCCCGGGCTGCCAACCTCATCACTGAAATCCACGATCCCGCAGACCTTCTGGATGCAGCCCACAGCCTGGCCAACAGGATTGGCCGGCAGGACCCGCTGGCGGTACGGATCACCAAGTCCGTGTTCCACGCCCCCGCGGAAGCCCATCCGCTCATCGACCAGCTGGCCCAGGGGATCCTGTTCGAATCCCAGGCCAAGTTCGACCGCATGCAGGCATTCCTGGACCGCAACGCAGCGAAGAAGGCCAACGCCGCCTCCGCCACCCCAGCCGACGGAAAGTAG
- a CDS encoding SGNH/GDSL hydrolase family protein, which produces MASGLAAIPAEAASSKVDYVALGDSYTAGTGAGPFDFGYPCDKTRGGYVDVVGKTGRVNLLDNAACHGAFLTLDPLSPVLHDLRIPNVEQQISSLAGSSLTPESELVSITAGANDVGVTGVLLTCLTQPAQDCTAAIQASAALFPSMQTHFMSVLHQIHTAAPNARIAVLGYPRLFNPTTPFGQADPSLLYSINTAVDGLNTAIEGAVAASGTGAVFINVSGGFVGHEVNSADSWIFFSPPTVSPSGPVFDPRNFHPNKEGHRAYASALLEAVKPSQLVTR; this is translated from the coding sequence ATGGCGTCGGGACTGGCGGCCATTCCAGCCGAAGCTGCATCATCCAAGGTCGACTACGTCGCGCTCGGTGATTCCTACACTGCGGGAACCGGCGCCGGACCGTTCGACTTCGGCTACCCCTGTGATAAGACTCGGGGCGGTTATGTGGACGTCGTGGGAAAGACGGGGCGGGTTAACCTCCTAGACAACGCTGCCTGTCATGGCGCCTTCTTGACCCTTGACCCTTTAAGCCCCGTTCTACACGACCTCAGAATCCCCAACGTTGAGCAGCAGATCAGCTCCCTCGCAGGTTCGTCCCTGACACCTGAAAGCGAACTGGTGAGCATTACCGCGGGCGCCAACGATGTGGGAGTGACCGGCGTCCTGCTGACCTGTCTGACTCAGCCTGCCCAAGACTGTACAGCCGCGATCCAGGCATCCGCCGCCTTGTTTCCCAGCATGCAGACACACTTTATGAGCGTTCTCCACCAGATTCATACTGCAGCACCGAACGCAAGAATTGCGGTCCTCGGCTACCCAAGGCTCTTCAACCCAACAACTCCATTCGGCCAGGCAGACCCCTCGCTGCTCTACTCCATCAACACGGCTGTGGATGGCTTGAATACTGCCATCGAAGGTGCGGTGGCAGCCTCCGGAACCGGCGCTGTATTCATCAATGTCAGCGGTGGCTTTGTGGGACATGAGGTCAATTCCGCAGACTCATGGATCTTCTTCAGCCCTCCCACGGTTAGCCCATCCGGGCCGGTTTTCGACCCAAGGAACTTCCACCCGAACAAGGAAGGGCACCGGGCATACGCCTCGGCTCTCCTGGAGGCTGTCAAACCTTCCCAGCTGGTCACCCGCTAG
- a CDS encoding 3-hydroxyacyl-CoA dehydrogenase family protein, protein MSNLEVPANLPTSVGVLGGGRMGAGIAHAFLIKGADVLVVERDEQSAEAARERVESAAAKSIERGVTDANLDEMVSRLNVGVDYDAFKDRHLVVEAVPEDWDLKVSALRGIEERLAEDAFIASNTSSLSVNGLARELKRPENFLGLHFFNPVPASTLIEVVLGERTSPGLAAEAKRWVEALGKTAVVVNDAPGFASSRLGVAIALEAMRMVEEGVASAEDIDAAMVLGYKHPTGPLKTTDIVGLDVRLGIAEYLRSTLGERFAPPQILRDKVARGELGRKTGKGFFDWPS, encoded by the coding sequence ATGAGCAATCTTGAAGTTCCAGCCAACCTTCCCACTTCTGTCGGCGTGCTGGGCGGCGGCCGCATGGGCGCCGGCATCGCCCATGCCTTCCTGATCAAGGGCGCGGATGTGCTGGTGGTGGAGCGCGACGAACAGTCGGCGGAGGCGGCCAGGGAGCGGGTGGAGTCCGCGGCCGCGAAGAGCATTGAGCGCGGCGTGACCGACGCAAACCTGGACGAGATGGTGTCCAGGCTTAACGTCGGGGTGGACTATGACGCCTTTAAGGACCGCCACCTTGTGGTGGAAGCGGTCCCCGAAGACTGGGACCTGAAAGTTTCGGCGCTGCGGGGCATCGAGGAACGGCTGGCGGAAGACGCCTTCATCGCATCCAACACGTCGTCGCTGTCCGTGAACGGCCTGGCCCGTGAACTGAAGCGGCCGGAGAACTTCCTGGGGCTTCATTTCTTCAACCCGGTCCCGGCGTCCACCCTCATTGAGGTGGTGCTGGGCGAGCGAACGTCTCCCGGACTTGCCGCGGAGGCGAAAAGGTGGGTGGAGGCACTCGGCAAGACCGCCGTCGTCGTCAATGATGCCCCCGGCTTCGCATCCTCACGCCTTGGCGTGGCCATCGCGCTTGAGGCCATGCGGATGGTGGAGGAAGGCGTGGCATCGGCCGAGGACATCGATGCCGCCATGGTGCTGGGCTACAAGCACCCCACCGGGCCGCTGAAGACCACGGACATCGTGGGCCTGGACGTCCGCCTGGGAATCGCCGAGTACCTGCGCTCCACACTGGGCGAGCGGTTCGCGCCCCCGCAGATCCTGCGGGACAAGGTGGCCCGCGGCGAACTGGGCCGCAAAACGGGCAAGGGCTTTTTCGACTGGCCCAGCTAG